A single Pseudomonas putida DNA region contains:
- a CDS encoding alkene reductase, which produces MSMLFTPYTLSGITLKNRVVMAPMTRARAETTVPDELTVLYYQQRAGAGLIITEGVPVSMQGRGYLFNPGLYTQEQVEGWKRVNAAVHQEKGCIFAQLWHVGRVSHTSLQPNGEAPVSSSAKLAANSNAYAYDENHQPGPVQASKPRALSVPEIADIKADFVRAAARAMEAGFDGIEIHGANGYLFEQFINPTVNDRTDEYGGPIENRIRLLLETIDAVAAEIGRDKVGVRISPFGRLFDMAPFDDEAETWVTVAAELQKRNIAYVHLSDQLTIGAERMPEGFAKNFRESYRGTLIAAGGFDRDSAEAALEAGELDLIAFGRPFIANPDLVERMKNGWPLATPDRETFYGNSGEKGYVDYPFYNPA; this is translated from the coding sequence ATGAGCATGCTTTTCACGCCCTATACCTTGTCAGGCATCACCTTAAAGAATCGCGTGGTCATGGCCCCCATGACGCGCGCGCGTGCTGAAACGACAGTTCCCGATGAACTGACCGTGTTGTACTACCAGCAACGCGCTGGTGCCGGACTGATCATCACCGAAGGTGTACCAGTTTCGATGCAAGGTCGTGGTTATCTGTTCAACCCTGGCTTGTATACGCAAGAACAAGTCGAAGGATGGAAAAGGGTCAACGCAGCCGTCCACCAGGAAAAGGGGTGCATTTTCGCCCAGCTGTGGCATGTAGGCCGTGTATCTCACACCAGCTTGCAACCTAACGGCGAAGCTCCTGTCTCCTCAAGCGCTAAGCTGGCAGCTAACTCCAATGCGTACGCTTACGATGAAAACCATCAGCCTGGCCCTGTCCAAGCCAGTAAGCCGCGTGCATTGTCAGTCCCAGAAATTGCTGACATCAAAGCTGATTTCGTCCGTGCTGCAGCTAGGGCTATGGAAGCAGGATTCGACGGTATCGAAATACATGGAGCCAATGGATACCTGTTCGAGCAGTTCATCAATCCAACCGTAAACGATCGTACTGATGAGTATGGGGGGCCGATCGAAAATCGAATCAGGCTTCTCCTGGAAACGATCGATGCAGTCGCGGCGGAGATTGGCCGAGACAAGGTGGGTGTACGTATTTCCCCATTCGGACGGCTTTTCGACATGGCGCCATTCGATGACGAAGCCGAAACATGGGTAACGGTGGCGGCCGAACTGCAAAAGCGAAACATTGCGTATGTGCATTTGAGCGACCAACTGACCATCGGTGCGGAACGAATGCCTGAAGGGTTCGCCAAGAATTTCAGAGAGTCGTACAGAGGGACGCTCATCGCGGCGGGAGGTTTTGATCGCGACTCCGCTGAAGCCGCTCTTGAGGCGGGCGAACTCGATTTAATTGCCTTCGGTCGACCCTTCATCGCCAACCCTGATCTCGTTGAGCGCATGAAGAATGGATGGCCACTTGCCACTCCTGACCGGGAGACTTTCTATGGCAACAGCGGCGAGAAAGGCTATGTGGATTATCCATTCTACAATCCAGCCTAA
- a CDS encoding IS5 family transposase (programmed frameshift): MAKRYELSDEAWTVVADLFTETHGRGRPRLSDRLMLDGVLWVLCSGAAWRDIPERFGPWSTVYQRFRGWRNQGTFDQMLKRLHLRLNEQGLIDLQTWMIDSTAVRATRASSGAGKRGPDEPADHALGRSRGGLTTKIHMLCDANGTPLRFLLSGGQASDISYAQPLLDDVSIPSSQRGRPRKRCKWLLADKGYDAEALRRYCDQYRMQPVIPMRSMKRKPKPGIPRLFDRPKYRQRNIIERMFGWLKENRRIVTRFDKLAKSYAAMVSLACSMRCLRHLFSYRA, from the exons ATGGCAAAGCGTTACGAACTCTCGGATGAGGCCTGGACTGTGGTCGCCGATCTTTTCACTGAAACCCATGGCCGGGGGCGGCCCCGCCTGAGCGACCGCCTGATGCTCGATGGCGTGCTCTGGGTACTATGTTCGGGCGCTGCGTGGCGAGATATACCGGAACGCTTCGGCCCATGGTCAACGGTGTATCAACGGTTTCGGGGTTGGCGAAACCAGGGCACCTTCGATCAGATGCTCAAACGCTTGCACCTGAGATTGAATGAGCAAGGCTTGATCGATTTGCAAACCTGGATGATCGACTCAACTGCTGTACGCGCAACCCGAGCCTCTTCTGGCGCCGGG AAAAGGGGGCCTGACGAGCCTGCCGATCACGCTCTAGGCCGCAGTCGCGGTGGCCTGACAACCAAAATCCACATGCTCTGCGACGCTAACGGGACACCGCTGCGTTTTCTCCTCTCTGGCGGTCAAGCCAGTGACATTAGCTACGCCCAGCCACTGCTGGACGACGTTAGCATTCCATCAAGCCAACGAGGTCGTCCGCGCAAGCGCTGCAAATGGCTGCTGGCCGACAAAGGCTACGACGCCGAAGCGCTTCGCCGGTACTGCGACCAATATCGAATGCAACCCGTCATCCCGATGCGCTCAATGAAACGCAAACCCAAGCCTGGCATACCCAGACTGTTTGATCGGCCCAAATACCGACAGCGCAACATCATCGAGCGCATGTTTGGCTGGCTGAAAGAGAACCGCCGCATCGTGACACGCTTCGACAAGCTCGCGAAAAGCTATGCCGCTATGGTCTCACTGGCTTGTTCCATGCGGTGTTTGCGACATCTCTTTTCGTACAGAGCCTAG
- a CDS encoding LysR family transcriptional regulator — translation MAVNTFDGIREFVTSAQTLSFTAAALELGVTSSAVGKSVTRLEARLGVKLLHRTTRRLILTSEGEAFLASCLRAIDELAESESFLTTGQQEPVGRLRVDLPAAFGRRHILPTLIDLSVRYHKLDLSVSFSERLVDIINDGVDLVVRIGTLKDDGEIVARKLGSQSLLICATPDYLERRGIPQTREDLLTHDCIVGWRNGTRKTWMLLDDKGHVSEQEVCVKHEMGDGEMLLEMTLAGGGLAQLPTWLVQDQIEQGLLIPVLQQYEGAEMPIHVIWPRTRYIQPKVRMIVDALLELAQRDSKIFRPD, via the coding sequence ATGGCGGTTAACACTTTTGACGGAATCAGGGAATTCGTCACATCAGCTCAAACGCTCAGCTTCACTGCTGCAGCGCTGGAGCTTGGAGTGACAAGCTCTGCAGTAGGAAAAAGTGTTACGCGCCTGGAGGCCCGTCTAGGTGTGAAGCTCCTGCATCGTACGACTCGGCGACTGATCCTTACGAGCGAAGGCGAAGCATTTCTCGCCAGCTGCTTGCGGGCAATTGATGAGTTGGCTGAATCGGAAAGTTTTCTCACGACAGGGCAGCAGGAGCCTGTTGGTCGGCTACGTGTGGATCTTCCCGCTGCATTCGGTCGCCGACATATTCTGCCGACTCTGATTGACCTCTCAGTTCGTTATCACAAGCTAGATCTGTCCGTGAGTTTCAGTGAGCGGCTGGTTGACATCATCAACGATGGAGTGGACTTGGTAGTAAGGATTGGGACACTCAAAGATGACGGTGAGATTGTCGCTCGCAAGCTGGGAAGCCAGAGCTTGCTAATTTGCGCCACGCCCGACTACCTTGAGCGCCGCGGTATCCCACAGACACGAGAAGATTTACTGACTCACGACTGTATCGTAGGCTGGCGGAACGGCACCCGAAAGACCTGGATGCTGTTGGATGATAAGGGGCATGTCAGCGAGCAAGAGGTATGCGTGAAGCACGAGATGGGTGATGGAGAGATGTTGTTGGAGATGACACTCGCCGGGGGAGGGCTGGCGCAACTTCCAACTTGGCTCGTTCAAGATCAGATCGAACAAGGTCTCTTGATACCTGTCCTCCAGCAATATGAGGGGGCTGAAATGCCGATTCATGTCATCTGGCCGCGTACACGCTACATTCAGCCCAAGGTGAGGATGATCGTCGACGCACTTCTTGAGCTCGCTCAGCGGGACTCGAAAATTTTCCGTCCTGATTGA
- a CDS encoding glucose 1-dehydrogenase: MDVKGKVVLITGAGQGMGAAEAVAFVAGGAKVVLADVLDDKVQLLARDLGSNATAVHLDVRSTQEWEGAVEAATNRFGRVDVLINNAGILRFTPVDECSDEEWELVTSINLSGAFKGIRAVAPAMKNAGGGSIINVSSTSGLKAFSSVPAYVTSKFGIRGLTKAAALDLAPYNIRVNSIHPGNIQTPMIDGLYQSFTHVPMSRAGHPSEISNLALFLASDASSFSTGAEFVADGGETAGLPALF, from the coding sequence ATGGATGTGAAAGGCAAAGTAGTATTAATCACTGGGGCTGGTCAGGGCATGGGGGCAGCGGAAGCTGTCGCCTTCGTCGCGGGGGGAGCGAAAGTCGTCCTGGCTGATGTCCTTGATGACAAGGTTCAACTGCTTGCCAGGGATCTGGGAAGCAATGCCACTGCAGTGCATCTCGATGTAAGGAGTACTCAAGAATGGGAAGGCGCTGTTGAGGCTGCAACCAACCGATTTGGGCGTGTTGACGTGCTGATAAACAACGCCGGTATCCTTCGTTTTACACCAGTTGATGAATGCTCCGACGAGGAATGGGAGCTCGTAACCTCAATCAATCTGAGCGGTGCCTTCAAGGGAATACGTGCCGTTGCTCCCGCAATGAAGAATGCGGGAGGCGGTTCAATAATCAATGTTTCATCGACCTCCGGGCTTAAGGCATTTTCTTCGGTTCCTGCCTATGTCACATCGAAATTTGGTATCCGAGGACTTACAAAGGCAGCAGCCCTTGATCTTGCGCCTTACAACATCCGTGTGAATTCGATCCATCCCGGCAATATCCAAACGCCAATGATTGACGGGCTCTACCAATCCTTCACACACGTACCAATGAGTCGTGCTGGCCATCCATCTGAGATCAGCAACTTAGCCTTGTTTCTCGCTAGCGATGCAAGCTCTTTCAGTACAGGGGCAGAGTTCGTCGCTGATGGTGGCGAAACAGCCGGTTTGCCAGCACTTTTCTAA
- a CDS encoding LLM class oxidoreductase: MSFMSKASRAITQKLDSHPGHRRLFAQGELTVGLIMPLETHPGKPAPTMADHASMAVKADQLGFAALWLRDVPFYDPDYGDVAQVFDPIPYIGYLTALTQNIVLGTTGIVLPLREPLSLAKQIASLDQLSTGRVILGISSGDRPADYPLFGVDFDSRGARFRESYTVFKTVTEQSFPSFDSQFGRSNGGFDLIPKPFTGRTPTLAVGQAQQSLEWIATNLDGLIRAAPDPFYISSVAKQWQDAVARHADYGAFKPLGLGMFLDLFENAEAPMRRIPGGFRSGRNALIEFFQTAKVAGIGHIALNPKVSHRPYADVMEELAEEVLPLFPSHGSRR, encoded by the coding sequence ATGTCGTTCATGAGCAAAGCCAGTCGGGCCATCACTCAAAAACTGGATTCGCACCCAGGCCACCGACGCCTGTTCGCGCAGGGTGAACTCACGGTAGGCTTGATCATGCCGCTTGAAACCCATCCAGGGAAACCCGCGCCAACCATGGCCGATCACGCATCAATGGCGGTGAAAGCCGATCAGCTAGGATTTGCAGCGCTCTGGTTACGTGACGTGCCCTTTTACGATCCAGATTACGGCGACGTTGCTCAGGTCTTTGATCCCATTCCATACATTGGTTATCTGACCGCGCTTACTCAAAACATCGTTCTAGGTACGACAGGGATAGTACTGCCGTTGCGTGAACCTCTATCACTCGCCAAGCAAATCGCCTCGCTCGATCAGCTTTCTACGGGACGCGTGATTCTAGGTATATCTTCCGGTGACCGGCCTGCGGACTACCCTTTGTTTGGCGTAGATTTCGACTCACGTGGCGCTCGATTCCGCGAGAGCTATACCGTTTTCAAGACTGTAACCGAGCAGAGTTTCCCTTCATTCGACTCGCAATTTGGTCGTTCGAACGGCGGCTTTGATCTGATTCCTAAACCGTTTACAGGCCGGACGCCGACTCTGGCGGTGGGCCAAGCACAGCAATCGCTTGAGTGGATTGCGACTAATCTGGACGGCCTCATTCGAGCTGCACCAGATCCGTTTTACATCTCATCTGTGGCTAAGCAATGGCAAGATGCCGTTGCGCGGCATGCAGACTATGGAGCCTTTAAACCGCTTGGGCTGGGCATGTTCCTGGATCTATTTGAAAACGCGGAAGCCCCGATGCGCCGTATACCCGGGGGCTTTCGATCAGGACGCAATGCGCTTATCGAGTTTTTTCAGACCGCCAAGGTCGCTGGCATTGGCCACATCGCTCTGAATCCAAAGGTGAGCCACCGACCTTATGCGGACGTCATGGAGGAGCTCGCCGAGGAAGTCCTTCCGCTCTTCCCTTCCCATGGCAGCCGCCGCTAG
- a CDS encoding MFS transporter has product MSAHPSLAKARLLVSLAILSALVGSTAPSPLYGLYQATLHFSSTTLTSLFAVYAIGVLLALAVLGRLSDRLEDRRFVLVPALLAVAAGSLVFAFSTELYGLFLGRFLAGVGTGALTGSANAALVGFDAQDRKRHAAVLATVSFTSGAALGPVLSSVAIGVDFYPTSSPFVLNACLAILTAMGLCRVEWSEEVVHHTSKISGGSVRLTLDEQMRGSWRAFTRISLILVVAWSVGSVFVALGPSMIISTLTEVSTHSHASAGLLVTAFQATAGMTQFFCRRIRPELAMSVGGALICVAWVGCLVALYVHQPSIFVLFTVLAGVGYGATFVGAMGVFTSLAPGTHRAALGSLFYLAGYLGSAIGIIAMGAAVDALGMEKASAVMLVVVAASLGYLLLGKDGVVEHKG; this is encoded by the coding sequence GTGTCTGCACATCCCTCTCTGGCTAAAGCTCGCTTGCTTGTTTCCTTGGCCATTTTGAGCGCTCTCGTAGGAAGTACAGCCCCATCCCCTTTGTACGGTCTTTATCAAGCGACCCTGCATTTCTCGTCGACGACCCTAACCTCGCTTTTTGCCGTTTACGCCATCGGCGTCTTGCTCGCGTTGGCAGTCCTGGGAAGGCTGTCCGACCGGTTGGAGGATCGTCGCTTTGTCTTGGTGCCAGCCCTGTTAGCCGTAGCCGCAGGGTCATTGGTATTCGCATTTTCTACGGAGCTTTATGGACTATTCCTCGGGCGTTTTTTGGCCGGGGTAGGAACGGGTGCACTTACGGGGAGCGCCAACGCGGCGCTGGTAGGTTTTGATGCTCAAGATCGCAAGCGGCATGCAGCGGTATTGGCCACCGTTTCTTTCACGTCCGGCGCAGCCTTGGGGCCCGTCCTAAGCTCGGTTGCCATAGGCGTTGATTTTTATCCTACCTCAAGTCCTTTTGTACTTAACGCTTGCCTGGCCATCCTGACTGCAATGGGATTGTGTCGCGTGGAGTGGAGCGAGGAGGTTGTTCATCACACTTCCAAAATAAGCGGCGGCAGTGTGCGTTTGACCCTCGACGAGCAAATGCGAGGCAGCTGGCGGGCGTTCACTCGGATCTCATTGATCTTGGTGGTCGCATGGTCGGTCGGATCGGTTTTCGTCGCATTAGGGCCTTCGATGATTATCAGCACGCTGACAGAGGTCTCAACGCACAGCCATGCCTCTGCAGGTTTGCTTGTTACAGCGTTTCAGGCGACTGCAGGGATGACGCAATTCTTCTGCCGACGCATCAGGCCTGAACTCGCCATGAGTGTTGGTGGGGCGTTGATCTGTGTAGCCTGGGTGGGATGCCTGGTCGCCTTGTACGTGCATCAGCCATCAATATTCGTACTCTTTACCGTCCTTGCAGGGGTGGGCTATGGCGCTACGTTCGTGGGCGCAATGGGTGTTTTTACATCGCTTGCTCCTGGTACTCACAGAGCGGCTTTGGGGTCGCTTTTCTATCTCGCAGGATATTTGGGGAGTGCCATCGGAATCATCGCCATGGGTGCGGCAGTGGATGCGCTAGGTATGGAGAAGGCCTCTGCGGTAATGCTGGTGGTAGTCGCCGCATCGCTTGGATATTTGTTGTTGGGCAAGGATGGAGTGGTCGAGCATAAGGGTTAG
- a CDS encoding efflux transporter outer membrane subunit — protein MTHKPLLLVLAMTLGGCSLIPDYQRPEAPVPHTFPEGAAYAAPSSGSLAKIDWKTFFKDPALHELVDLALSNNRDLRKAALSVDAYRAQYRIQGAALLPEIRIEGRTGRSRTPSDLSTTGQQTTAGDNSLQVGLTSYELDVWGRVRSLDQNALETYLASEETQRSVQLGLVANVAIAYFTWRTDQQLLEVTQSTLQNYRHNLDLVQASSEAGTASDLDVRQARTLVDSARGQVHAFTRQVAQDANALRLLLGTNIPANLSGVNLDATLLADIPAGLPAELIQQRPDIRAAEHQLRAANANIGAARAAFFPSITLTGGAGTASSRLSGLFDSGSESWSFAPQINLPIFNGGRLKASLDYAKIQKDIGVSNYESVIQTAFREVADGLAALGTWGKQIESQRDLVRTSEEYNQMAQQRYDEGVDSYLALLDAQRQLLSARQQLLTDHLAQLTSQIQLYKALGGGWSDVSQRPPVAKQ, from the coding sequence ATGACGCATAAACCTCTACTCTTGGTGTTGGCGATGACACTGGGTGGTTGCAGTCTGATCCCCGATTACCAACGTCCCGAGGCGCCGGTTCCCCATACATTTCCTGAGGGCGCCGCGTATGCGGCCCCGTCTTCAGGAAGCCTAGCGAAGATCGATTGGAAAACCTTCTTCAAAGATCCAGCCTTGCATGAACTGGTGGATTTGGCTCTGTCCAACAATCGCGACCTGCGCAAAGCGGCACTGAGTGTTGACGCATACCGCGCGCAGTACCGCATCCAGGGGGCGGCGCTGCTGCCTGAGATTAGAATTGAAGGGCGCACTGGGCGCTCCCGAACCCCGAGTGACCTTTCAACAACGGGTCAACAAACCACAGCGGGGGATAACAGTCTTCAGGTAGGGCTAACAAGCTACGAGCTGGACGTTTGGGGCCGCGTACGCAGCCTTGATCAGAATGCGCTGGAAACGTATCTCGCTAGCGAAGAAACGCAACGGAGCGTGCAGTTGGGCTTGGTCGCCAACGTTGCGATCGCCTATTTCACATGGCGCACTGATCAGCAGCTTCTGGAGGTCACGCAGTCGACACTGCAAAACTACCGGCACAATCTGGATCTGGTACAAGCCAGCAGCGAGGCCGGTACTGCTTCAGATCTCGATGTACGTCAGGCAAGGACACTCGTAGACAGCGCGCGCGGGCAGGTACACGCATTCACCCGTCAGGTTGCCCAGGACGCAAATGCTCTGCGGCTTCTGCTAGGGACGAACATTCCGGCAAACCTGAGCGGCGTGAATTTGGACGCAACCTTGCTCGCAGACATACCAGCAGGGCTGCCCGCGGAGCTGATACAACAACGTCCAGACATCCGTGCCGCCGAGCATCAGCTGCGCGCGGCCAATGCAAATATCGGCGCTGCCCGTGCGGCTTTTTTCCCGAGTATCACGTTGACGGGGGGCGCAGGGACTGCCAGCAGCCGACTGAGCGGCCTGTTTGATTCAGGTTCGGAAAGCTGGAGCTTCGCGCCTCAAATCAATCTCCCCATTTTCAATGGCGGACGACTCAAGGCGAGTTTGGACTACGCGAAAATCCAGAAAGATATTGGAGTTTCGAACTATGAGTCGGTTATCCAGACCGCCTTCCGCGAAGTGGCGGATGGCTTGGCAGCGCTGGGAACCTGGGGCAAGCAGATAGAAAGCCAGCGTGATCTGGTACGCACCTCCGAGGAGTACAACCAGATGGCGCAGCAGCGCTACGACGAAGGCGTGGATAGCTACTTGGCTTTGCTTGATGCCCAGCGTCAGCTCTTGTCTGCACGGCAACAACTGTTGACCGATCACCTTGCTCAACTCACGTCCCAAATCCAATTGTACAAAGCGCTTGGTGGAGGGTGGTCTGATGTCTCCCAAAGGCCGCCTGTAGCAAAGCAGTAA
- a CDS encoding efflux RND transporter permease subunit: MSRFFIDRPIFAWVIALAIMLGGALAIHSLPVNQYPNIAAPAVQITVTYPGASAQTVQDTVVQVIEQQLNGLDGLRYISSAANSDGSVEITVTFDQGVNPDIAQVQVQNKLQLATPNLPAEVQRQGIRVVKFQVNFMLLVSIYSKDGKLSYGDLGNIIVSNFQDPLSRTQGVGDFFVFGFQNAMRIWLDPAKLNSYQLMPSDVTAAISAQNVQVSSGSVGGLPTRKGVELSATVIGKTRLKSADEFKEILVKVQPDGSQIRLKDLGEVVLGNETYSFDVNYNGKPAAGIALRLATGANMLEAVERVKNTVDQLKPYLPPGVEVVYPYDTSPSVKASIDSVVHTLFEAVVLVFLVMLLFLQNIRATLIPTLAVPVVLLGTFGVLYACGFTINVMTMFAMVLAIGLLVDDAIVVVENVERLMEEEHLSPREATYKSMQQISGALVGIGLVISAVFMPMAFFGGSAGIIYRQFSITIITAMGLSVLVALVFTPALCATMLKAHAGGEKKQTGFFAWFNRVFERNTDRYASSISKILRNPKRTFVIYALLLLGVVAMFRNLPSAFLPDEDQGLLIVQIQTPPNSSAERTQAVIDQVRNYLLEDEKEGVVSAFNLSGFNFAGRGQNSAVIWVRLKPFEERTSSENSAFAIAQRITRFASTVRDAHVVSIVPPAIMEMGNATGFDLFLQDNGARGHAALMEARDQLLKLVAKEPALAIVRPNGLSDEAQYQVTIDDEKARALQVSIESIDDTMSVAWGSTYVNDFIDKGRVKKVYVQGEMDARISPEDFDKWYVRNAAGQMVPFSSFASGQWVYGSPKLERYNGIPSVELLGQPAPGYSTGDAMAAIERVASQLPNGFGVSWTGLSYEERAAGSQATTLYVLSLMIVFLCLAALYESWSVPVSIMLVVPLGVLGAVAATLGRGLSNDVFFQVGMLTTMGLAAKNAILIVEFAKDLYENQGRTLVQAATEAARLRLRPIIMTSIAFVMGTLPLARAYGPGSGSQHSIGTAVVGGTLAATFLAIFFVPLFYVAVTKIFKSKQRGAVRVATPEGAQHDA, from the coding sequence ATGTCTCGTTTCTTTATTGATCGACCCATCTTCGCCTGGGTGATTGCCCTGGCGATCATGCTGGGTGGAGCACTGGCGATCCACAGCCTCCCTGTCAACCAGTACCCCAACATCGCGGCGCCGGCTGTTCAGATTACCGTAACTTACCCAGGAGCTTCTGCGCAGACCGTTCAAGATACTGTGGTGCAAGTCATCGAGCAGCAGTTGAACGGCCTGGATGGCTTGCGCTACATCAGCTCAGCAGCGAACAGTGACGGTAGCGTAGAAATCACAGTTACGTTCGACCAGGGCGTCAATCCTGATATCGCGCAGGTTCAGGTGCAGAACAAGCTTCAGCTTGCAACGCCTAACCTGCCGGCGGAGGTGCAGCGACAAGGGATCCGCGTGGTGAAGTTCCAGGTGAATTTCATGCTGCTGGTTAGCATTTATTCGAAGGATGGGAAGCTGAGCTACGGTGATCTGGGCAACATCATTGTCTCTAACTTTCAGGATCCTTTGTCCCGCACCCAAGGCGTAGGCGACTTCTTCGTCTTCGGCTTCCAGAACGCGATGCGCATCTGGCTGGATCCCGCCAAACTCAACAGCTACCAGTTGATGCCTAGCGATGTTACAGCAGCCATTTCGGCGCAGAACGTCCAGGTATCCTCAGGATCTGTTGGCGGGCTGCCGACTCGAAAAGGTGTTGAGCTGAGCGCGACGGTAATCGGTAAAACCCGGTTGAAAAGCGCTGATGAGTTCAAGGAAATTCTGGTCAAGGTACAGCCAGACGGCTCTCAGATCCGCTTGAAGGATCTCGGCGAAGTGGTATTGGGCAATGAAACCTACTCCTTCGACGTGAACTACAACGGTAAGCCTGCCGCAGGTATTGCACTGCGCTTGGCCACCGGTGCGAACATGCTTGAGGCCGTCGAACGCGTCAAAAATACTGTCGACCAGCTCAAGCCTTACCTGCCGCCCGGAGTAGAAGTAGTTTACCCCTACGACACCAGTCCCTCTGTGAAAGCCTCGATCGACTCGGTGGTGCACACCCTGTTTGAAGCAGTGGTGCTGGTATTCCTGGTCATGCTGCTGTTCTTGCAGAATATCCGCGCGACGTTGATCCCAACCCTGGCGGTGCCGGTTGTACTTCTCGGCACCTTTGGTGTGCTGTACGCCTGTGGTTTCACCATCAACGTAATGACGATGTTCGCCATGGTTCTCGCAATCGGCCTGCTCGTGGACGATGCCATCGTGGTCGTGGAAAACGTTGAGCGACTGATGGAGGAGGAGCACCTATCGCCACGTGAAGCCACCTACAAGTCGATGCAGCAGATCTCCGGGGCGCTGGTAGGGATCGGCTTGGTCATTAGTGCTGTATTCATGCCAATGGCTTTCTTCGGTGGTTCTGCAGGCATTATCTACCGGCAGTTCTCTATCACCATCATCACCGCGATGGGGCTCTCTGTACTGGTCGCTTTGGTTTTCACCCCGGCACTTTGCGCCACCATGCTCAAAGCCCATGCCGGTGGCGAGAAGAAACAAACTGGTTTCTTCGCCTGGTTCAACCGCGTCTTTGAGCGCAACACCGATCGCTACGCCTCTTCGATCTCCAAGATCTTGCGCAATCCCAAGCGTACCTTCGTGATTTACGCATTGCTGCTCCTTGGCGTAGTCGCCATGTTCCGCAATCTGCCGTCTGCTTTCCTGCCGGATGAAGACCAAGGATTGTTGATTGTGCAAATTCAGACGCCGCCCAACAGCAGTGCTGAGCGTACCCAAGCTGTCATCGACCAAGTTCGAAACTATCTGTTGGAAGATGAGAAAGAAGGTGTCGTCTCGGCGTTCAACCTTAGCGGCTTCAACTTTGCGGGCCGGGGGCAGAATTCTGCCGTGATCTGGGTTCGACTCAAGCCATTTGAGGAGCGTACTTCCAGCGAAAACTCAGCCTTTGCGATTGCTCAGCGGATTACACGTTTTGCCAGCACTGTCCGTGATGCCCATGTCGTTTCGATCGTTCCTCCTGCAATCATGGAAATGGGCAACGCAACAGGTTTTGACCTCTTCCTTCAGGACAACGGCGCTCGTGGCCATGCTGCGTTGATGGAGGCTCGCGACCAGTTGCTCAAACTGGTGGCCAAGGAGCCTGCGCTGGCCATCGTTAGGCCTAACGGACTCTCTGATGAAGCTCAGTACCAGGTGACGATTGATGACGAGAAGGCTCGGGCGCTGCAGGTTTCGATCGAGTCGATCGATGACACGATGTCTGTTGCTTGGGGTTCCACTTACGTCAACGATTTCATCGACAAAGGGCGTGTGAAAAAGGTTTATGTCCAGGGAGAAATGGACGCTCGGATTTCGCCTGAAGACTTTGACAAGTGGTACGTTCGAAATGCGGCTGGGCAGATGGTGCCATTCTCCTCGTTCGCCAGTGGTCAGTGGGTCTACGGCTCGCCTAAGCTGGAGCGCTATAACGGCATCCCTTCTGTCGAGTTGCTGGGTCAGCCAGCACCTGGCTACAGCACAGGTGATGCCATGGCAGCGATTGAGCGGGTCGCTTCGCAGCTGCCAAATGGCTTTGGAGTGTCCTGGACTGGTCTTTCTTATGAAGAACGAGCAGCCGGTTCTCAAGCGACGACACTCTATGTGCTCTCACTGATGATCGTATTCCTCTGCCTTGCAGCGCTGTATGAGAGCTGGTCGGTACCAGTATCGATCATGCTCGTCGTGCCGCTGGGGGTGCTTGGTGCGGTTGCTGCAACGCTGGGGCGAGGTCTTTCCAACGACGTGTTCTTCCAGGTCGGCATGTTGACGACCATGGGGCTTGCAGCGAAGAACGCCATCCTGATCGTCGAGTTCGCAAAAGACCTCTACGAAAACCAGGGCCGTACCTTGGTACAGGCTGCAACCGAGGCAGCTCGTCTGCGACTCCGTCCAATCATCATGACTTCTATCGCGTTCGTGATGGGTACGCTGCCTCTTGCACGCGCTTATGGGCCAGGCAGTGGAAGCCAGCATTCGATTGGTACAGCGGTAGTCGGGGGTACGCTCGCGGCAACATTCTTGGCCATTTTCTTCGTGCCGTTGTTCTACGTAGCTGTGACAAAAATATTCAAGTCCAAGCAACGTGGGGCTGTGCGCGTAGCTACCCCTGAGGGAGCTCAACATGACGCATAA